The genomic region TTCGCCCTATCGGTAAAGGCTCAGCTCGCAAGATGGGCCAGGCAATCGGTCGGCATCATTAAGGTGCAGTTAACCTCGCCCGCTTATCGTTTCAGACCGGTACAATCAGATGGCGGATTGAAACGATGCTGCTTCCGACCCAGCAGGCAAGCGCGACCGTCTCGACCACCCTCGTGGGCTCGATCATCGAGGACATCGAAAAGCGCCGCGCGGAGGAAGAGGAAAAGGCAAAAGCGACCAAGGAGGACAAGATCCTCAATGCGCGGATCAAGTCGGATGAGGCGCAGAAGACCGCCAACGACAAGATCAACAACCACTTCTTCAATCGCGCCGTGGTCGACGTCACCGAGCTCAAGCTCGAACTGACCGGCAAGCTGGGCGAACTCGTCGGCCTGGAGCGAGCGGATGGCCAATCGGCCTATGCCTATGGGCGTCAGCTCGAAGAGGCTCTCTCCAGTCTTGAGCCCGAACAGATCCGAATGATCGAGAAGACGCTCGGCCTCGACGCGCTCGACCTTTCACTCTTGGAAGTCCTGGCCGCGATCAAGAACCCCTATGGCACGGAAGACGACAAGCTTGAGGCAGCGCTGCAAACGAAGGCGCAAGATGGCGGGCTCACCGCCATCGAAACGGCAAAGGTACTGCAACGACTGGAGGATGCCGCCAATCCGAAGTCGCTCGAGGAACTGAAACTCGAACGGACGGAGAGCGATCCGACGCGCGTCGAGGATGCGGAGACCCATGCCGAGCGGGAGAAGACGATCCGTGCGCTCGAGGCAAAGGACAAGCTCGACGACGTCAAGGAACTGCATGAGGCCGTCAGGAAGCGGAACGAGGTTGCCGCCGATATCGACGCCGGGAAGACAGCGCCCGGCGGAGAAGTCGTCGATGCGGCCGAGATGCTGACCGTTCTCGCCGCCGGCGCCGAGGTCGCGGAAACGCAGGCGCGGAACGATGACCGCGACCGCGAGCAGGCTACCTCGGAGAGCCAGGGCAGCGAGCACGACAATGCCGATATCACGAATGCCGGTATCACGAAGGAAGAGGCAAGCCTCATGGCGGCGCTTCATGAGGACGGCGAAAAGCAAACCGACAAGCAGGCTGCCGAGGCCCGCGATCTGTTCGTTCTTCACGTCGACGAAGACGGCATCTACGACTTTATCAGGCGCAAGCTGGCTGGATCACAATGATCGCCGAGCTGCGGCACCGCCGCGTCCATTCAGACGCGCATGGGCGCTGTAGTACTTTGAATTGCTGCATGTTTTGATCGCCTACGATTTAAGGAAACATGCAGGAGCCTGATTATCGCTTTCTGATGATTCCGAGGCGGGCCATGACCTCCTTTGGAATGCCGTAACGGCGGACCGCGTCGCGACTGTCGCGCAGGCCGCATATTTCGCGCTGAATGAGGAAGGCCCAGACAACGTCCGCTGCCTCGTCGAGAAGCCGCTCACGGACAGCCGGCCCGTCCTTGCTGCTGTCGAACCGGTTCAGGGCCGCAATCGCCTTCTCGACCTTCAGGCCATTTCGACCCAGCGCGTCCGCACGCTCCGCCATCAGCTCATATTCGAGCACGTTCACGCCGCTTCTGGTCTCGAAACGGCTCAGTGATTGCGGCGGGCGAAATGTCATCGGCAGCTCCGTGAAGGCTATTGCAGGATCCCTTAAATCGGAATCGATTTAAGGGATCCTGCAGCAATTCAAAGTGCTACAGCGACCTTGGCGCGTCCGATCGGACGCGCGGCGCTGTGGGGGCAGGATGGACCGGGAAAGGCCTTCACGCAAGTGGACGGCAAGGTCTCGGCGCAGCAGGCGGCATGGTTAAGATTTCTTAAACTTCTTTAGCTTACCCTTAACGATCATGCCCCACATGCAGAAATTCAAAGCGTTACGGCGTCCTTTGCACGTCTGTTAGGACGCGCGGAGCTGCGAGTGTCCGCGGCCAAGCCGTGGTTGGCTCGGCCGGCCGACCATTGCGCGCATGAAGCGCTCTCCGACAGCAATCATCGAGATCCGACGCCGTTCGGGCCGTTGTGGCGAGTTTTCGCGCGGTGGTGCAAGAACAGCGGGACGTTGCTGCTAGCGAAGTGGAAACCGGAATGCTGCCCATTCTCACGATCAGAAACGCGGTCGGCCCAGGCGACGAAACCACGTCGCAGATCCGCCATGCCGTGCTTCCATCAGGTCAGCGGGCCGAGGCGATCCAGAAAATTCTCGACGCGCTCAGCCGTCATCTATCGGGCAAGGAGGTTCTTTCCAGGGACGCGTTGGTGCGGCTGATGGAGGATCTGGCGCGCATCCTCAAGTTTCCGCCCTTGCCGCAAGAAAGCGGCCGCGACTTCGCCAAACGGCTGATCGGTTTCCTTCAATCCATGCCAATGCCGGAGCGGCTGCTCCTGGAGCGGCAACTTGGTGGACGCGATCTCGCGCACCGCCTCGCAGTGCTGACCGCCATGCCGTCCGGCCACGGCGAAAGAACTGCAGGCGCCAACGCAGCACTCCCTCAATCTCCGGCAAAGGAAGCGATCCGCAATCTGCCGGTGCAGACACCCGTGCCGCCCCAGTTCGCCGCGATAAAAGCGTCCGCATCAAGCGATGTCGCGCTGCTTCAGTCGATTCTGAAGAAGACCTTCAGCGCCGACGAAGAGGGCGACCCGGTCGAGGCGATGCTCGAGGCGGGAGACGAGATGCCCAAGGACGCCCAGCGATCAGATGCCGCGAGGACGCCGGATGCGCGCTCGCAACGGACGCAGGCTTCGCCGCGTCCGGAGATGGAGAGCGCGGCGCCGACTGCGGGCGGCGGCACGGAAGGTGAAGCAGCCGAGACCGATGCGGCGCTCCCACAAACAGAGCCCGAAGGCGAAGTGGTCGACACCGGCATCGAGGCCGCCGGCAACACGGCTGGCGAAGCGGCGGACTTCGACGCCCCTCCGTTCGATCCGACCCTCCCCGCCATGCCGGAAGACGCCGAACAAACCGCAAGCGACGCCGAGACGTCCTTGCTCGAACGTGAGCCTGCTGAAGCGGCTGGCGACGACGGGCTCGA from Sinorhizobium garamanticum harbors:
- a CDS encoding DUF6665 family protein, whose protein sequence is MTFRPPQSLSRFETRSGVNVLEYELMAERADALGRNGLKVEKAIAALNRFDSSKDGPAVRERLLDEAADVVWAFLIQREICGLRDSRDAVRRYGIPKEVMARLGIIRKR